A genomic segment from Pseudosulfitobacter sp. DSM 107133 encodes:
- a CDS encoding YceI family protein: MKSLILAAALSTAATMSFAADTYTLDPSHSQIVFHYEHLGFSTTYGMFSGINGEISFDQEDPAKSSVSVSFPATSLLTGWDERMQHFMSGDFFGADENNDITFTSTSIEVTGDDTANITGDLTINGITKPVVLDAKLNQMGDHPQAGKPWAGFSATATVKRSDFDMGLYAPYVGDEVDIAISIEAMKAD, translated from the coding sequence ATGAAATCGCTTATTCTTGCTGCTGCACTTTCGACGGCTGCCACCATGTCCTTTGCGGCCGACACCTACACGCTGGACCCCAGCCACAGCCAGATCGTGTTCCACTATGAGCACCTGGGCTTTTCGACAACTTACGGCATGTTTAGCGGAATCAACGGCGAGATCAGCTTTGATCAAGAGGATCCTGCGAAATCGTCCGTTTCCGTGTCGTTCCCCGCAACCAGCCTGTTGACCGGTTGGGACGAGCGTATGCAGCATTTCATGTCGGGTGACTTCTTTGGCGCAGACGAAAACAACGACATCACGTTCACATCGACATCCATCGAAGTGACCGGCGACGATACTGCCAACATCACCGGTGATCTGACCATTAACGGCATCACCAAGCCGGTTGTTCTGGATGCCAAGCTGAACCAGATGGGCGACCACCCGCAAGCGGGCAAGCCATGGGCCGGTTTCAGCGCGACGGCAACCGTGAAGCGTTCGGATTTCGACATGGGCCTGTACGCACCCTATGTTGGCGACGAAGTTGATATCGCGATTTCGATCGAAGCGATGAAAGCGGACTAG
- the rpsF gene encoding 30S ribosomal protein S6: MPLYEHVMIARQDLSNTQAEGLIEHFGTVLADNGGTLVDNEYWGVKTMAYKINKNRKGHYAFLRTDAPATAVQEMERLMRLHDDVMRVLTIKVDAHAEGPSVQMQKRDERDTRRERR, encoded by the coding sequence ATGCCCCTTTACGAGCATGTCATGATCGCACGCCAGGACTTGTCGAACACACAAGCCGAAGGCCTGATCGAACATTTTGGCACCGTCCTCGCCGACAACGGCGGCACCCTGGTTGATAACGAATACTGGGGCGTCAAAACGATGGCGTACAAAATCAACAAAAACCGCAAAGGCCACTACGCCTTCCTGCGCACCGACGCACCGGCCACCGCCGTGCAAGAGATGGAACGCCTGATGCGTCTGCATGACGATGTCATGCGCGTGCTGACCATCAAGGTCGACGCCCACGCAGAAGGCCCCTCGGTCCAGATGCAGAAACGTGACGAACGCGACACCCGTCGCGAGCGCCGCTGA
- the rplI gene encoding 50S ribosomal protein L9 has protein sequence MQLILLERVAKLGQMGDVVDVKPGFARNYLLPQGKALSASEQNIADFEARKVVLEAQNLETKKEAEALGDKLNGQQFVVIRQASDGGNLYGSVTTRDAAEAATAEGFSLDRKQVVIVQPIKQLGLHEVEVTLHPEVQVTIELNVARSVEEAELQASGKSIQELAAEEEAAADFEISELFEDIGAAASDDDDLAEAVSEQSSDDDETSTN, from the coding sequence ATGCAACTGATCCTTCTCGAACGCGTGGCCAAACTGGGCCAGATGGGCGACGTCGTCGACGTCAAGCCCGGCTTTGCACGCAACTACCTGTTGCCCCAGGGCAAGGCGCTGTCTGCTTCCGAGCAGAACATCGCAGACTTCGAAGCACGCAAAGTCGTGCTCGAAGCGCAGAACCTGGAGACCAAGAAAGAAGCCGAAGCACTTGGCGACAAACTCAACGGCCAGCAGTTCGTTGTGATTCGTCAGGCGTCGGATGGCGGCAACCTTTACGGTTCGGTCACCACCCGTGACGCGGCCGAAGCTGCCACAGCCGAAGGTTTCTCGCTGGACCGCAAGCAGGTTGTCATCGTGCAACCGATCAAACAGCTGGGCCTGCACGAGGTTGAAGTGACACTTCACCCCGAAGTTCAGGTGACAATCGAACTGAACGTCGCACGCTCGGTGGAAGAAGCTGAACTGCAAGCCTCGGGCAAATCGATCCAGGAACTGGCCGCGGAAGAAGAAGCCGCAGCCGATTTCGAAATCTCCGAGCTGTTCGAAGACATCGGTGCCGCGGCATCCGACGACGACGATCTGGCCGAAGCGGTTTCCGAACAGTCCTCGGACGACGACGAAACATCGACCAACTGA
- the rpsR gene encoding 30S ribosomal protein S18, with protein sequence MAAKPFFRRRKVCPFSGENAPAIDYKDTRLLQRYISERGKIVPSRITAVSAKKQRELSRAIKRARFLALLPYAVK encoded by the coding sequence ATGGCTGCAAAACCATTTTTCCGCCGTCGCAAAGTGTGCCCTTTCTCGGGTGAGAACGCGCCCGCGATCGACTACAAAGACACACGCCTGCTGCAACGCTACATTTCCGAGCGTGGCAAGATCGTGCCGTCGCGCATCACCGCCGTTTCGGCCAAGAAGCAACGCGAACTGTCCCGCGCCATCAAACGCGCGCGCTTCCTCGCCCTGCTGCCCTACGCAGTGAAATAA